The following are encoded together in the bacterium genome:
- a CDS encoding thioredoxin family protein yields the protein MVAVNSTMLPLGTPAPDFRLPDTDGNLVARDDFRDAPGLLVMFICNHCPYVIHIRDGLARFGRDYQARGLAMVAINSNDASVYPDDRPERMVAERRRAGYVFPYLYDETQAVARAYRAACTPDFFLFDRARRLVYRGQFDDSRPGSDRPVTGADLRAAADAVLAGETPGPEQRPSIGCNIKWKTGAAPDYFRR from the coding sequence ATGGTCGCAGTGAATTCGACGATGCTGCCGCTGGGCACGCCGGCGCCCGACTTCCGCCTGCCGGACACCGACGGCAACCTGGTCGCCCGGGACGACTTTCGCGACGCGCCGGGCCTGCTGGTGATGTTCATCTGCAACCACTGCCCGTACGTCATCCACATCCGCGACGGGCTGGCGCGGTTCGGACGCGACTACCAGGCCCGCGGCCTGGCGATGGTCGCCATCAACAGCAACGACGCCAGCGTCTATCCCGACGACCGGCCGGAGCGGATGGTCGCCGAGCGGCGGCGCGCCGGTTACGTGTTCCCCTACCTCTACGACGAGACGCAGGCGGTGGCGCGCGCCTATCGCGCCGCCTGCACGCCCGACTTCTTCCTCTTCGACCGGGCGCGGCGGCTGGTGTACCGCGGCCAGTTCGACGACAGCCGCCCGGGCAGCGACCGGCCGGTGACCGGCGCCGACCTGCGCGCCGCCGCCGACGCGGTGCTGGCCGGCGAGACGCCGGGCCCCGAGCAGCGACCGAGCATCGGCTGCAACATCAAATGGAAGACCGGCGCCGCGCCGGACTACTTCCGGCGCTGA
- a CDS encoding DUF1427 family protein: MTKSLIGLLLAFAIGATCRVFDVPVPSPPKLMGALLVLAITVGYLAADRALGGG, translated from the coding sequence ATGACGAAATCGCTCATCGGCCTGCTGCTCGCCTTCGCCATCGGCGCCACCTGTCGGGTGTTCGACGTCCCGGTGCCGAGCCCGCCGAAGCTGATGGGGGCGCTGCTCGTGCTCGCCATCACCGTCGGCTATCTCGCCGCCGACCGCGCGCTCGGCGGCGGCTGA